In Humulus lupulus chromosome 7, drHumLupu1.1, whole genome shotgun sequence, the following are encoded in one genomic region:
- the LOC133792469 gene encoding uncharacterized protein LOC133792469 produces MDGLGFKEGTKWNKVLLAKFIWALSSKQDVLWVKWIDELYLKGQSFWNYTLKSDVSWYWRNLCYLKEMFLEEDLEASTVNVKLNLKVLYSCWLQRDPVSFAKAVWSRLTVPKHCFILWQSVLGHLMTRDNLMHCQISVASSLCPVCERVEESHMHLFFDCIFSQHVLELIKIWLGPAIWPVQYEDWKNWLEGKPKDLMQHIAVASLAAAVYCIWFNKNSCIFAHCSFSSHCIDCMIKLGLKARLLSILSRKLLDKNRSLAEFVRKL; encoded by the coding sequence ATGGATGGTTTAGGTTTTAAGGAGGGGACTAAGTGGAACAAAGTTTTATTGGCAAAATTTATTTGGGCTTTATCCTCTAAACAAGATGTGTTGTGGGTTAAGTGGATTGACGAGCTTTATCtcaaaggtcaatctttttggAATTATACATTAAAATCAGATGTTAGTTGGTATTGGCGAAATTTATGCTATCTAAAAGAGATGTTTTTAGAAGAGGATTTGGAGGCTTCGACTGTGAATGTTAAGCTGAATCTGAAGGTTCTGTATAGTTGTTGGCTTCAGAGGGACCCGGTCTCTTTTGCTAAGGCTGTATGGAGTAGACTTACTGTCCCTAAGCATTGTTTTATATTATGGCAATCGGTCCTTGGTCATCTGATGACTAGAGACAATTTGATGCATTGTCAGATTTCTGTTGCATCATCCTTGTGTCCGGTTTGTGAGAGAGTTGAGGAGTCTCATATGCATTTGTTCTTTGATTgtatcttctctcaacatgtttTGGAGTTGATTAAAATCTGGTTAGGTCCTGCTATTTGGCCAGTGCAGTATGAAGATTGGAAGAATTGGTTAGAGGGGAAGCCTAAAGACTTAATGCAACACATTGCTGTAGCCTCCTTGGCAGCTGCTGTCTATTGTATTTGGTTTAACAAAAACTCTTGTATTTTTGCTCATTGTTCTTTCTCATCTCATTGTATAGATTGTATGATTAAGTTGGGATTGAAAGCTAGATTACTTAGTATATTGAGTCGAAAATTACTGGACAAGAATCGGTCACTTGCTGAGTTTGTTAGGAAGTTGTAA